Within Candidatus Polarisedimenticolia bacterium, the genomic segment CTGGAGAGGCTGCAGGATCCGAGGGCCTTGGGTAGCGTGGCCCGACACGGCCGCCACGTCGGCGTCTGCCTGGCGGCGCTCCGGGGAATCGCCGACGCCGCGGAGCTGGCTTCGGTGGCCCGCAAGAGCGACCACTCCGAGGTCGCCCTCGCGGCGCTGGATCGGATCGCCTCCCTCGACCCTTCCTCCCACGAGGGCACCTCGCTCGAAGACATCCTGGCTCCGGTCGCCGAGCGGGCGAAAGACAAACAGGCCGCCAAGAAGGCGCGCGCCATGCTGGCCTCCGGCCGGACGGAGCGCGCCGCGGAATCGTCCCGCCCGGGCACCGACCGGCGCCGGCAAATCGAGATCTGCGGAAGGATGGAGGAGCTCGCGCAGTCGGAGGGGTCGAGCAGCCTCGCGGCCGGGATTGCCGAAGTACGGGAAGCCTGGATCGATCTCCTTCCCGACGTCGACGACGATGTCGCCGAGCGCTTTCAACAGGCGCTCCACGCCGCGCGGGAGCGGCTGGTCCGGAACCAGACGGAGCTCGAGGAGCGGCGCAAGCGCGAGCAGGCCGAGGAGGAGTTCGCCGCCCGGAACATCGCGCCGCGGCGGGCCCTGTGCGAAAAGCTCGAACAAGCCCTCCCGCCGCAGGCCGAAGAGGCGCTCCGCGAGGCCCGCTTCGAATGGGATCGTCTCGGCTTCCTGGCGACCGAGGAGGGCGAGGCGCTGCAGCGGCGCTTCGACGCCGCGGCGAGCGCCTGCGAATCCCGCCTGGGCGCGTGGCGATCGGAGCAAACGGCGGAGAAGGTGCAGCAAGAGAAGGAAGAGGCGCGCCGGCAGAAGGAGCAGCGCAGCGAGGAGAACCGGCAGAGACTGTCGGGTCTCGTCGCGGAGGGGGAAAGGCTGGCCCGCGCCGAGAAACCTTCCCTCAAGGCGCTGACCCGCGCCATGAAGCAGATCCAGTCTGCCCTGGACGAGCCCGGCCCGCTCGCCTCGCGCTCCGAGCAGTCCGCCCTCGAGAAGCGGATCAAGGCGATCCAGGCCGATCTCATGCCGAAGTTCCTCGAGGCGAAGAACCGCGAGGACTGGGAGCGCTGGGCCAATACCGGCGTCCAGGAGGATCTCTGCGCGCAGGCGGAAGCGTTGCGCGGGCTCGACTCGCCGCTGGAGGCGGCCCGCCGGTTCGCGCCGCTCCAGGAGCAATGGAACAAGGCGAGCCGCGCGTCCGGAGACCGGGCCCAGGACATCTGGACGCGCTTCAAGGCGATCCGGGACGCGATCCGGACCCGCGAAGAGGAGTTCCGGCAGGAGCAGTATTCCAAGAAAGAGGCGCTGTGCGCCAAGGCGGAGGCGCTCGCGGAGTCGACCGACTGGATCAAGACGGCCACGGAGCTCCAGGCCCTGCAGTCGGAATGGAAGACCCTGGGACCCTCGCGGCCTTCCCGGGACCGGGCGATTTGGGAGCGTTTCCGCAAGGCCTGCGACACTTTCTTCACCCGCCGCAAGGAGAACCTGAAGCAGCGCCGGCACGAGATGGCCGCGAACCGGGAAGCGAAGCTGTCGCTGTGCGCCCAGGCCGAGGCGCAGGCCGATTCGTCCGACTGGCAGGCGACGGCCGCGGCCCTCAAGAAGCTGCAAGCCGACTGGAAGGCGATCGGGCCGGTCAGCCGCAGGGAGTCCGAGCTTCTCTGGCAGCGATTCCGCGCGGCGTGCGATCGGTTCTTCGAGCGCTACAAGCGGCGCGGCGACATCGAAAAAGCGGCCCGGACGGCCGAGCTCGAGGCCCTCATCGCGGAGCTCGAAGCGCACCTTCCCGGAGGAGAGCGCGCGCCGGCCGGCCCTCCCGAGGGGCTTCAGCATCTCCTGAGCTCCGCTGTGGATCGCTGGAAGCAGGCGAGCGTCCCGCCCCGGGAGAGGACCGCCGAGCTGGAGGATCGCTTCCGCGACGCCCTGGATCGCCTCGTGCTCGCCTATCCCGAGTCGGTGCGCGGCTCGGCGTGGGACGTGAGCGAAAACGTCCGGAAGCTGGAGGAGCTCTGCGGGCGCGTGGAGAAGCTCGCGACGCCGGGCCTGCCGGCCGTGGAAAGCGGCGCGTCGCCGGCCGAGCGGCTGGCGGCCCATTGGGTGGACGCCATGGCCGCCAACACGATTGGCGGAGGTGCGAAGAAGGACGAGTCGAAATCCCGGGCGGCCGCCGAGGAGGCCCGGAGTGCCCAGGCGCTCTGGCAGCGGGCCGGCTACGTCCCCGCCAGGCTTCGGGCCGATCTCACGGCCCGCTTCGAGCAGGCCTGCCGCCGCATTCTGGGAGACGCCGAGCCGAAGCGTCCCGCGGAGGCCGCCCGCCGCACGGGAGATCCAGCGCGCCGGCCGGCGCGCCGCCCCGAGACGGCCGCCGCCCCGGGCTCGGAGCCGGAGGCCCCGCCTACTTCAGCGGCACCAGAGGACGAGGACGCACCGGCGGCGCAGGGAGGAGAACCGGGGGGTTCTTCGCGATTCTCTCCAGGAGATCCTTGATCGCGTAATCGAGCTGCACGTCCTTGCCGTGCAGGAATCCGTCGGGCCCAAGGTCAAGCTGAACGTCGGGATCGACGCCGTGACCTTCGATCATCCAGTCCTTTCCGCGCGGATCCCACCCTCCGAATTCGGGCTGCGTCGTGACCCCGCCGTCCCGGAATTTCTTGTCGCCGCGAAACCCGACCCATCCCCCCCAGGTCCGGGTGCCGATCACCGGCCCCAGCTTGAAGTCCTTGAATTCCTGCGCCAGCGTCTCGCAATCGCTGCCGCCCTGGCGGTTGATCAAGACCGCCATCGCCCGGTTGGAGGTGCGATCTGGGGTCGTCGCGATACCGCCGTAGCGGCTGCCTCCGACCGAAAGGAGCTTCCGGTCGAGATGGGCGACGATCATCGGCGCCACGAATCCTCCGTGGTTCCACCGGTCGTCGATGATCAGCCCCTCCTTCCTCCATTGCGGCGGGTAGTCGCGGGCGAACTGCCGGAGCCCCATGCCCCCCATGTCGTAGAGGTGAAGGTACCCGATCTTCCCGTGACTCATCTTGTCCACGTACTCGCGGTTCTCCCGGATCCATGTGGCGTAGCGGATCGGGATGTCGTTCGGAACGGGCTTGACGACGATCCGCCTCGCCCCCTGCAGCTTCGGCGCGTCGTTCACCGATAATTCCACTTCCACGCCGGCGCGGTTCG encodes:
- a CDS encoding DUF349 domain-containing protein: MADLNDPALLAEVARTDGDERVREEAVGVLHGLALEGDLDTAWAALEGLVERRHLVSVARSSVNEAVSREALERLQDPRALGSVARHGRHVGVCLAALRGIADAAELASVARKSDHSEVALAALDRIASLDPSSHEGTSLEDILAPVAERAKDKQAAKKARAMLASGRTERAAESSRPGTDRRRQIEICGRMEELAQSEGSSSLAAGIAEVREAWIDLLPDVDDDVAERFQQALHAARERLVRNQTELEERRKREQAEEEFAARNIAPRRALCEKLEQALPPQAEEALREARFEWDRLGFLATEEGEALQRRFDAAASACESRLGAWRSEQTAEKVQQEKEEARRQKEQRSEENRQRLSGLVAEGERLARAEKPSLKALTRAMKQIQSALDEPGPLASRSEQSALEKRIKAIQADLMPKFLEAKNREDWERWANTGVQEDLCAQAEALRGLDSPLEAARRFAPLQEQWNKASRASGDRAQDIWTRFKAIRDAIRTREEEFRQEQYSKKEALCAKAEALAESTDWIKTATELQALQSEWKTLGPSRPSRDRAIWERFRKACDTFFTRRKENLKQRRHEMAANREAKLSLCAQAEAQADSSDWQATAAALKKLQADWKAIGPVSRRESELLWQRFRAACDRFFERYKRRGDIEKAARTAELEALIAELEAHLPGGERAPAGPPEGLQHLLSSAVDRWKQASVPPRERTAELEDRFRDALDRLVLAYPESVRGSAWDVSENVRKLEELCGRVEKLATPGLPAVESGASPAERLAAHWVDAMAANTIGGGAKKDESKSRAAAEEARSAQALWQRAGYVPARLRADLTARFEQACRRILGDAEPKRPAEAARRTGDPARRPARRPETAAAPGSEPEAPPTSAAPEDEDAPAAQGGEPGGSSRFSPGDP